ttttttcttcaattaattACCGAAATTACAATCGTTCGACAAATGTATTAGGAAATGCTCGCAGCCAGACCAGATCATCAGGGCTGGCTAAGGGCcggaatttttgtttgtttggaataatgaaagaaaaacagaTGAAAGTTAGTCTCTTTTCGAAATCGAAGGGCGGGCTCAGCACAGCTTAGGCCATTATTAGCTACGGCCCTGTTGAAATAAAGAAACAAACTGAATTTTAATGCTGAACTAAAATACAGAAACAAGTCTCTTTGGGGTTATTAACAAATTACGTACGCGAAAACGTGACTAATCTCAGACTGTAAAATTGGATGAAGCAATGCTTTAGAAGCAAACACATTGCGAGAACTCCTCCTCCTTCTCCTGATTCCAAGGCAACTCTTGGATTAGCCTATTTTAGGTTGTTGCACCAAATTTGGACTAATCGCGAGACGTGGAAAAATACATAGAACGAAACACGTAAGTAGTAAAATCGTATAAAAATCTGTTAAGTAACGCGATCAACCAGTCCAAATCAAGATAATTACGAAGTCAAACAATAGAACAGTCTCTGAACCTCTGAATCTTTCGAGATATCCTAAAGccaaaaatagaaacaaaaggCACAAAAGCTTTCATGTGATGCAAACTTCTTTTCAGTTCACTATGTCATACTTTTCGAATCAGAGTTCAAAATTAGTCGAATTACGGTTCTAccgcagggcctatttttgataaatatatttggaaaaatttaccaaaagtTATCTCTCTAAATGACCGTCTTTTTCTAAGTCTCTTATTTCTCCAATTTCTCCATAACGAATatagagaaatgagagaagtaaaagaaataagaaattttgaaaaaggcGGTCATTTAGAGATTTTTCAACAGTAAGTtatcaaaatttaccaaaaggAATGTTGACGAATTTCCGTAAAGTTCAGAAAAGTTCGGTAAATTTCGAGGGGTGAACCACCATTTTCTTCGAAGGATTATTTGGATTATTTCGTGATTATTTGGTaattatttggattatttCGTGATTATTTGGTGATTATTTGGTTATTATTTGTACCCGAataatcaccaaaaaatatttcaaaatttacataagaagtgataaAAAGTCTAAAAGTCCTGTTTTCGTGTAAAGTTTGTTGATAAGAGGCAAAGCTCAGGTCAATAATGACACGAAacttgatttttcaattttttgacgTATTTTGACGTATATAACTTCTCGGAGCACGCTTAAAAACTTGTCATTATTCATTTGTTCGTCATATTATGGATGTGGCCTCAAAACTGGACATTTGGATGGTATTTGCTAAATGACAAGTTGATTATTTAGATTATTTGGATTATCTGATTATTTGAGAGTGGTTCACCCCTCGGtaaattttccaaagaaatttaccaaaaattggCCCTGGTTCTACGGCTGACTAGCGTAGTTGGtacgaaattaaaatgttttgctttGGAAATTTAGAGTCTGCGACGTACCGCTGCAATATTTCGTATAGAAACATAAAAGTAAGATAAGAAAGGGAAGCCatctggaatttttttttggtaaatgaGTATGagtaatacaaatttttggtaTTCGCTGATACAACAAGTGTAACACGTCAAAGGCATCCCAAATTGTTACACTGACTAAAAGATCTCGTAACACTAGGTAGGTAAGAGTATGCGAGGGCGACACCTGGATTTAGTGCTGGCAATATACTAAACTAACCATTGCCACATTCTCTACACGTAATttatatcaataaaaaaataaaaaatttgaataaataaaatcatcagCTGATAATCAGTTCCTGAAAGAAACAAAGGTCGAGGACATGAATCTCCGTTGTAAATTTCATCGATTCATATGAACGTGCAAAGTTTGTTTATCTAAAGTGTTAGTCCAATACCTATAGGTCTTTACTCATTGTTAGGCCATTTGCGTAGTAAAACTAAAATATGAATGCAAATATGAAGGGACCAGCAATTTGTtgagcaaaattttttttcctaataaGCTGCGCACGAAAACTTCAGCCATTCATTCGCAAGAAGACTATGGTTAAAgaagattaaaattttcaaaaatgactTACTGTTCTCAATCGTCGGATCATACGAATCGACGAATTGTccttcaacaaattgaatgcTGAGCGATGATTTACCtagaaaacgttttgtttttagttagttagttcatTGTTCGTGTCACTCATTTTACGATTAACTCAATTGCGTTGTTCACAATTGTAtacacaaaaaagttttttttttacatttcgcaGAAAAGAAACTAACCCACAGATCGTGCGCCCATCATCGCcacatttctttcttttggTGCCATTTTATTGGTGCTGGCGATTGCCGTAATGTTTAATTGAttaaacttttacaaaaatattcgatttttaATGAAACTAATTCAGTTTGACATGTAAGACTTTGGTGTagaaactgatttttttttcttgttgcaaAAGTCAAAGTCACAGCTCGGGAAcgttcagaaaaaaaaagtttggacAAATGGATGACTGTCACTGGTACGATGTCAACACTCTATCGGTTTAACACCCTGCCACTTACAAGATACCCGTAGTGCATACGCGTAAGGcgtaaagaaaaattatcaacGAAGACAAAGTGTTACACAaggtttgacatttcaaacgtcAACAGATCTGATATTTCAAACATTAACTGCTGACATTTCAAACGTTAATATTCATTGACAACCGACCACAACAGACAACGTTGTTAATGAGAGAGATGTTGATGTGTCTAGGAAATTATACTAACTACCATACCaagcaatagttatttgcatcactCGGATTGAAACCACTAAATTACAGTatacgcaaaaattattctctcgatatacgaattcacacatatactgtgattgagtggtttcaatcctgtgatgcacacaattttacactaatcacaccatgaaatacacaaacaacaaaaccaaatataatACACACCGTTCAAGCTTGAACTTGAATTTATAGAAgaaacgaaaccgaaaatacgcaATATAAAGCCGAACGAGGTGATCGTTCGATGTGCATCACGCTACTCGGTGATACGGAGAGTAGgctccgccttcgtatcaaatttctctctttgacgaataacataaacaaactccaccATTAAGTAAAACATCGCCTGGTTTcctagacctgtttgcaaggtctgctgagagagaactaaaacagtgtggtttccgataaaTTTTAacgcgtgatattcagtgttttcatgaTTTGCCGAGTGTAAAAGAATTTGATTCGTTTTGTTTCCAAACGATGTGTATACACTCCTCCAGATGCTAATTActcagcaaaatattttcattccaaCGCGAGTCGTCAAACGTGATGCAAAGAGTATACTAATGATCCAGGGCCAGAAAGAACAGGAAAGAACACCTCTGAGTTAATAACGATGACAGTTGCGCCACCATGAACATTGAACATAGAAGCTTCTTTTTATATGGAATATCCACTTAACGGTTCAAATTTGGATGCCAGTTGCCTTCGTTCCTGTAGGTAATACTGGTAATACTGTAGTAAACAATTGTTGAGAGCAAGCCAACGAAAGTTTCCATATTCTTCAATGGGTAAAAAACGTACAAAAACGGTCCCAGTGCCATATTTATCGATTGATGGCAGCACTGCCACTTTCACacgtaaacaaacaaaaaacataaccCCAAAGGAGAAAGATAAAAAAGGTTCAAcatccaaaaaaagaaatgtcgATAAACAGaccgaaaaatgtttgtgttaTTGTTTTGGGCGACATCGGACGAAGCCCTCGGATGCAATATCACGtgaaaagtttaattcaaCACAATTACAACATCGACTTGATCGGTTACGTTGAAAGTGCTCCGCTGCGAGAAATCGCACAAGATCCGAACACAAAGATCCACAATCTAACACCGTTCCCAGACCTGAATCTGCCCACTGGACTGAAATAcgttttcaaaacattttggcaaattttgaGTCTGCTGATTGCACTGTTTAGCATTCGACGTCCACAGTTTGTGTTGTGTCAGAATCCGCCAGCGATTCCAACACTATTCGTTTGTTACTTTTACTGTCTGTTGGTgagaagcaaatttattatcGACTGGCACAACTATACACACACCATACTAGCACTCGGATCGTCGCCAACGAGTCCAATTGTAAAATTGGCTAAATGGATTGAACGAAAATTCGGACAGAAAAGCTGGGCCAATTTGTGCGTCACCAATGCAATGAAGGTGGATTTGAAAGAGAATTGGGATATATCGTAAGCCCTGAACATCAAACAATGTTTGCATTTAGTTCATCCAACTGTTTACTCGATGTTTCAGAGCTACAGTGCTATATGATCGTCCGTCACCTGCCTTTAAACCCATCCCAGTGATAGAGAAACATGAATTGTTTAAGAAACTAGCAGAAGAGTACTCCATATTCGCATCAGTGGATGCGCATACCGATCCACCAGTGGCAGAATCAACTgtatttactcaaaaattaCAAACCGGTGATGTTGTGCTGCGACCAGATCGACCTGCTCTTCTGATTTCAAGCACAAGCTGGACACCGGACGAAGATTTCGGAATTCTATTGCGAGCGCTTGAGAGTAATTTGACTTTGCAATGTAAATTTCTTTGGCACATCTTAGGACACTAATCTCGTCTGTAGGGTACGATGTCACTGCAAGCAGTTCATCGCATTATCCGAAACTTGTTTGTGTCATCACGGGCAAAGGACCGCAAAAGGAGCATTACCTAGAGCTCATTTCGAAGAAATCTTGGACGAAAGTCTCCATTCTGACGCCATGGTTGGAAAGTGACGATTATCCAAAGTTGTTGGCCAGTGCCGATTTGGGTGTATGTTTGCATTGGAGCTCGAGTGGACTAGATCTACCAATGAAAGTCGTTGATATGTTTGGTTGTGGCCTACCAGTCTGTGCAATCAATTTCAAATGGTAAGTGACAGTGGAGTATGGGAAGCATGAGGCGGGGTACAATtcaaccaatttttatttttcagtcTCGACGAACTGGTTCAGCACGAGAAGAATGGATTCGtctttgaaaatgaaaaggaaTTAGCCGAACAATTGGTCAGCTGGTTCCACGAAtatcccaaaaatatttccctgGTGAACATCAAAGAGATTTTCCAGCAAAATTTACGCCAATTTCAAATGCTTCGATGGAATGAGAATTGGAACAAAAATGCTCTGCCTTTATTTCGGACGGAATGATTATACCAAGACTGTCGCATTATACCTAAATTCTGTTGCCTTTGTTATTTTtgcttgaataaatttttttatatgttcaGCAAATGCTTACAAACCAGTGagttatttcattttcgaattATGGATCCAAATCCGGAAGGAATTCCCTAACCGATGTAATGGATAACATACAGTACCATTGAAGTTCTTTCTTTGAGCGTCTTCAACACTAAAACCACATAGTGGCCTGACAGACACTAGATGAGTTGATGAGTTGGATGTGTTTATCGATGCCACTGGGAAAGGAGTACAGGGATTATGTGTTGATATCTGGGGATCTACCGGTAAATGTCTTGTTGATGAGCTCCGAGCTCTGTAAATAAAGGCCTGCTAGTTGTCTTGCCTTTACCCTACTAAATTGctctttgaacaaaaattttctactGTGCTCAGATAGAGATAGTTTTCAGGGCACTAGAGGTATTCTCATCTCTTGAAGAAGCCGAATATATTTCACCTAAATAATACGGAAAGCGGTGCCTTACTCTACTCCGTGCCGTATACAACAGATATGACAAAGACGCCTTTAAACGGTTTAATTTGGGAGAACCCGACTCATTtgtaaagtcaaatttttgaatcggTCGGCGTTGTTTCATGAACCagcatttttttctattcctCTTAAAATACGCTTTGGTTCCTCGTGTTACGTGAGTCAAATAACACACATGTACATAAGTATAACGATGTTTACATTGTAGTTTTTAGTGGAAAACACGAATACTAAGGCGAGATGGAAAAAAGTCTCATTAAACCTAGGTAACAATACCATAACATAACATTTTTGACTAAGAATAGGAATAAGAGGAAGAGAAatgaagtttgtttttttcttctctatgTGTGCATTACCATTCCAGTGCAGTGCAGCGATAGTGatgctttttttttgaagaaaaagcAGAACATTCTGTCGCTATATAGTGAGATcatcgattttaaaaattgatttgccatCGAATTAATTCGAAATCAGATTTACCCCCGAGCGTAATTCCTTTGATCAACAGCCAATGCTCTCTGAGAGAGCCTATCTCATTGAGAGCAttataaaaacacaaaaatccaGCGTTGTTTGTTCATGTAGTCATAGTTACCACATCTATTCTATCTTGATGTGAgtcatttatcaaaataacaaaaaactgGCAAATGACCGTGCAAGTTCTTCGACATCCGATAAAATACAATGTATACACCAATAATGATCACCCCTCCTAATACGGGCCGTCTATGGCTAATGTTTTCATTCATACACCAACTTCATCACAAAAACGAACGTATATGGGCTCTTCATACTTTTACTATCCGCATAAGTTAGTTTACGTTTGTTAGTTGGTAAAGAGCGTCGTGTGTCGTGTTATTTGTATAAATGGCtagtgaagaagaagaagtccATTGTCTACTATCACGACATCGCATCCAAATAATTCGTGAACTAAATGAATCGAAATTGGTGCCGGTTTTggttaataaaaatattttgaatggaaGTGACGAGGAATTGGTGAAAAATGAATGTGATTGTGAGAAAAAGTGTTCGCTGCTAATTGATTTTGTGTCCCGCAATGGTTTTGAAAAgttcaaagaattttgttaTGCGATCGAAACGGAGTGTCCGCAGCTAATTGAGGATTTAATTAATGATCGACTGAAAtatggtaaatttttgttcaattaacatttttaatttatttaatgtgaACCGTTGTTGGGTGTACTGGACGGTCGTGCAATGGACGTATTTAATTGCTAAGTATATATTCTTAATGGGACCAGTTGTAACTCGGAACATTTTTTGTCTACTTTAAAACGATTTcccttttgttctatttaaattctttttctttatttattttgaaatgaccGTACCCGATATATCTTACGAAGTCTTTGCCTGATGTTATTTAGACATATTgctttttgtataaatatacTCCAACTGTCTGACATACACACCATATATTCAACTACATTGTTCatcataaatgattttttttcctccaaATTACAAACAAATACGGCCAAAATTCGTTGTTTTGTTTCGTACCCTTTTGCTGCACCAAACAATCGGCACTTGAGAAGTTCAAAATGATTTGTTCTTGTTGAAGGATTTTTGTTAGAGTGTTTCGTTATGGTACTTAAGACGGAAAGTCGCATTTGAATTAGTAATTCTGTTTCTATTTTATGTAGTTCCAATTCGAGAGCTTTGATTCGGTCATTTTGAGTTTTGCTTAGCATTAGGCGAGTTGAGAAATTTGAACCAACTAGACGTTTACGAATGGACAACATTCAGTAAAAATGgcaaaacgatattatcatttcaTTACTCAATTGTGGAGGAAGAAGTCCTTTAAACGTTGCATTTGATGTGcccataaataaattgaaaaatcatttcccATCGAGatattttgctaaaaaaattctagCGAAAGTCGAAAGTCGAAATTAAGTTTCATTTTACGTCTGTACACAAGGCAAGGCAAGGGGAACAATTACACAAGGAAAAGataaagaatcataaaacttagtgacacatttctggccaagacattctccAAATCGGTTTTTTACCATGAaaccatgatggctcatttttggtcaaatggagaaaaatgtagaacacaaccagatctacatttttctccgtttggccgaaaatgagccatcatggcttcatggtaaaaaGTCGtggaatgtcttggccagagaTATGTCACTAAGTTCTATGATTCGTTCCtaacaaattgttttaagtactttattttgttgtcttgcggATAGAACATGTGTAATTACTGTCTCGTTCAAAACcggtttttcacattttctgtcttgctgggaaattttttgttaaggCATTTGAGATGTATTCCTCGCCTGTGCTCGAAATACCTTCCTATAtccctcaacaaaaaatgtccaaGCAATGTACAGTAATGTTCTATTGTTGTCTTGCGGTCAGGAAACGACTTATTACCGTGTAAACAAAATCtctgtttttcgtattttctgaccgcaagacaacaaaatacCAAACTGTCTTGCTGGGAGGTTTTGTTCATACAGCtaactctttcagagcaagAGCAAGTATCATCATGTTATcactaaatctattacttcttttgttcaaattttcgtcTAGAGATTGACGCCATAACTATTAAAACTTATGTTATGCAAAGAAAGATCTCAATATCCAGATTGCTGCTGTCGACTACAGATGA
Above is a genomic segment from Bradysia coprophila strain Holo2 unplaced genomic scaffold, BU_Bcop_v1 contig_24, whole genome shotgun sequence containing:
- the LOC119078029 gene encoding chitobiosyldiphosphodolichol beta-mannosyltransferase, whose protein sequence is MSINRPKNVCVIVLGDIGRSPRMQYHVKSLIQHNYNIDLIGYVESAPLREIAQDPNTKIHNLTPFPDLNLPTGLKYVFKTFWQILSLLIALFSIRRPQFVLCQNPPAIPTLFVCYFYCLLVRSKFIIDWHNYTHTILALGSSPTSPIVKLAKWIERKFGQKSWANLCVTNAMKVDLKENWDISATVLYDRPSPAFKPIPVIEKHELFKKLAEEYSIFASVDAHTDPPVAESTVFTQKLQTGDVVLRPDRPALLISSTSWTPDEDFGILLRALERYDVTASSSSHYPKLVCVITGKGPQKEHYLELISKKSWTKVSILTPWLESDDYPKLLASADLGVCLHWSSSGLDLPMKVVDMFGCGLPVCAINFKCLDELVQHEKNGFVFENEKELAEQLVSWFHEYPKNISLVNIKEIFQQNLRQFQMLRWNENWNKNALPLFRTE